TTGGGCCCACTCGCCGATACATAGAGCGGGATCTGCGCCGGCGCGCCATACCGGACGTGAGCCTTGTCGAGACTGAATCCGTTTGCCTCCCAGGTGACTTCTTCACCCGCCCAGAGTCTCCGGGTGGCCGTGATCGCGTCCTCCAGGACGGCCAGCCTGGCGGGTTTGTATCCCAACGCCAGCAGCGGTCGGTCCCCGGCTCCGATCCCGTACCGGAACCGTCCGCGGGATATCTCGTGCTGGGTCAGGGCCGCAACCGCGCTCACCCCGGGATGCCTGGTGATCGGGTTGGTGACAGCCGTGCCGATAGTCATCGTGCGGCTGTGCAGCGCGGCCAGCGTCGCGAACGAGTAGCAGCACTTCGCGTGCATGGAGGAATCGGTCAACCACAACTGGTCGATGCCCCAGCCTTCCATGGCGGTGACGATGCCGCCGAATTCATCTGCGGCGTAGACGGGTTGCAGGGCTGCTCCCACAAGCATGGCGAAATGTCCTTGTCTCGATGTCAGAGGGTGTCGCGGGTGGGGTCCGGGGACATGCTCAGCGCCGCGAACATGGCGTATGCGCGGGCCGCCTCCACGATCTCGTCCACGGTCAGGTGCTCGTTCGCCGCGTAGGCGCGCTCAGAGCCCGGACCGAAGATGATGGTGGGAACCTGGTGCCCGACACTGGAAGTGTCGCCCAACCAATTGCCTACCGAGACCGGTGATTCGTGTCCGCGGACTGCGGCCAACGCCCGGATCATGGTGGCGGCCACCTCATCGTCGCGCTTCACCAGGTAACCGTCCTTGACGTCGGCGAGCACCACCTCGGCCTGGAACCGCGGGTCGCGTTCCCGCGCACCGTCCAAACAGCGGTCGATCTCGGCGCGTACCTGCTCGATCGTCACGCCCGGCTGCGGCCGGCAGTCCACCCGGATGACGCATTCGTCGGGAATCATCGACGGCCCGCCGGGTGGCAGCCCGCCGTACACCCGGCCTGGCACCATGTAGGTCTCCGGGCCGAACAGTTCAAGCACCCAGTCCTCAAGCTGCGGCTCCAGTTTCGACGCGTCCAGTTCGATGATGGCGTGTGCGGCAAGGAGGTTCGCATTGATCGCGGTCGGCTTATGGCAGGTGTGGGCGCTCAGTCCGCGCACGGTGATGTCGAAGTAGTACCGGCCGCGATGACCCAGATAAACCTGACTGCCCGAGCACTCGCCGAGCACCGCCAGATCGGCATCGTGATGCGCAAAGTACTCGATGGCCCCGCGCTGGTCGCCCATGTGATCGACGACGCCGGCGAAGGCCAGTCTGCCGTTGAGTTCGATTCCACTGGCGCGCAGGGCTTCCATGGCGATCAGCTGGCATACCAGGGCCGCCTTCATGTCCATGATTCCTTGGCCGTAGATCGCGCCGTCGATCAACTCCCCCGAGTACGGTTCGGTGAGCGTCCATCCGTGCGACGGCGGCTTGGTGTCGATGTGCCCGGTCAGCACCACGGTCCGGCCACCGGTACCGAAATCGATGTGTCCGGTGGCGTTCGGCCGATCCGGGAGGACGGGCTGGGATGCCGCTGCATCGAATCCGGATCTGCGCATCATGTCCACGAGGTAGGCCGAGTACGCACCTTCCTCGCCCAGCACGCTGGGGATCCGGCAGATTTCCTGCACGGTCGTCACCAGCCGGTCGATGTCGATGTGCTTGTCGACGATGGCCAACGTCTGAGCATCGGATGTCGCTATCACGCCAGTTTCCTCCTCGATTAACGACAATATATGAGCGGCTGCCGAACACAGTCAACTCGTAGACATCACATTAGTATCGCTTTGACATGGTCTTTTATCGCCGCGAGCGGCTCGTAACACAACGTTTTCTTCATTGAAACCGCAAGTAACCGATCGATTGAATACTATCGTCAAGATTCGATTGACCGTCCGTACCCACTTGGAGGATCCCGCGCCCATGAAGATGTCCACCTGGGTCGCCGCCAGCGCGGCCGCCGCAACCGCCCTCGCTCTTGCCGGGTGCTCATCCGGCAAGACTTCGGAATCCAGCACCGATGCCGACGGAGCCACGGCCGCCACACTGATGCTTCCGTTCCCCCGCGGAATCTTCTGGTCCCCGTTGGTCGTCGCGGAAGAGCAGGGCTACTTCGCCGACGAAGGGTTGGATCTGACCATCGAAGAGGCCGACGGCTCAGGCTTTGTCACGCAGCAGTTGATCTCCGGCAATCTCGACTACGGCTTCTCCGGCGCGGCCAGTGCCGTGGTGGCCGCCGAGAAGGATCCCAACCTGCGCATTCCGATGTGCTACCCGGCCAGCAATATCTTCATCATCGTGACCCCTGAGGGGTCGGACGTCGCCTCGGTGGCCGATCTGCGCGGCAAGACGCTCGGGATCACCGAGGCCGGCGGCGGCGAGGAGCCGATCGTGAACGCGGCGTTGGCCGAAGCCGGGATGAAGCCTGGAGCCGACGTCACCCTGCTGCCGATCGGCGGTGCGGGCCCGCAGTCGCTGACCGCCTTGCAGAACGGGACGGTGGACGCCTACGCCACCAGCTTCGCCGATCTGGCCACCTTCACCGCGGCCGGAAACAAATTCACCGATATCACCCCGAGCTCGCTGGACGTCATTCCCGGCGACTGCATGGTGACCACCGCCGCAGCCTTGGCCGATCCCGCCAAGCGGGAGATCGGCGTCAAGATCGCCCGCGCCTACACCAAGGGCGCAGCATTCATCGACGCCAATCCCGAAGGTGCACTGGACATCGTGTGCAAGGCGGTGCCGGAGGAATGCACCGACATGAACTACGCGAAGGTGTACTTCGACGAGGTCCGCCGCTACGCCGGCAACTACCAGCCCGGTACCCCGTACGGCGCGGTGACCGCTGACGGCTGGGAGACCACCGTGAAGGTGTTAGCCGATTCCGGGGTGATCGAAGGCACCGTCGACCCCGTCGCCATCGGCACCGGCGAGGACATCGCCGACCTCCAGTCCGAATACTCCGACATCGACCTGCCCGCCGTACAAAAGGATGCACAGCAGTATGCGCCGTGAGGCAGTCTCGGCCCGGATCACGACCGGTGACCACACGGCCACCGGCTCCGCGATCCGGGTCGAGGCGGTGACCAAGGTCTACCGGAGCGACAGTGGCCCGGTGGCTGCGCTGGACCGGATCGACCTCGACATCGCCGAGGGCGAGTTCGTCTCTCTGCTCGGCCCCAGCGGCTGCGGAAAATCCACCCTGCTGCACATCGTGGCGGGCCTCACCGAAGCCACCTCCGGCCGGGTCAGCATCGCAGGCAGCCCGGCGAGGGCGGACCGCACCGACGTGTCGATCATGTTGCAACGCCCCGTGCTCTTTCCCTGGAAGAACGTGCTGGAAAACGTGATGTTGCCGGCCAAGCTGCAGGGCAGCACTGCGTCGGAGGCCAAGGATGCAGCCATGCATTTCCTGGAGCTCACCGGTCTGGGCGATTTCGCGACCAAACAGGTGTGGGAGCTGTCAGGTGGAATGAAACAGCGAGTCAGCCTGGCCCGCGCGCTCGCCACCGACCCGCCGGTACTACTGATGGACGAGCCGTTCTCGGCCCTCGACGAATTCACAAGGGAGCGACTGAATGTCGAGCTTGCGCGTCTGCACGACGAGCATGGCCGCACGACCTTGTTCGTGACGCACAACATCACCGAAGCGGTGTTCCTGTCCGACCGGATCGTCACCATGAGACCTCGGCCCGGTGGCGTCGTCGACGTCATCGACATCGCGCTGCCCCGTCCGCGTACCGCCAGTCAGGCCACCTCAGCGGCTGCCATCGAGCTCGCGGCCGAGGTTCGTGGCTCCATCGCCGCCTATCTGTGAACGTGAGGAGATGATCATGAGCTCGCCGGACAGCACCTTCACCCAACCGGTCCTGCCACCGGAACCCAGCCGGGCATCCTCGATTTGGCGCCGGACCTGGCCCCCGACCTCGGTAGTGCTGACGATCATCGCGATCTGGGAAACGGTGGTCACCCTCGACTGGGTGAACCAGCTCATCCTGCCGGCACCGTCGGCGATCATGAGCAGTCTGGCTGCAATGATCACCGAACCGTTCTTCTGGGAGGCCGCACAAGCCACCATGACCGAGACCCTGGCAGGGTTTCTCATCGGCATCGTGACGGCCTGGGTGCTGGGCACCCTGCTCGGCATGTCGGACCTGGCGAGACGGGCCCTGTACCCCATCGTCGTCGCATTCCAGATCACCCCGCGAATTGCGTTCGCACCGATCTTCCTGACCTGGTTCGGCTTCGGCCTCGAGTCGAAGATCGTTATGGCAGCAACCATTTGCTTCTTCCCGCTGCTGCTCAATGTGCTCGTCGGGATGGAGACGGTGGATCGCGACGCCCGTACCCTCATGCGGTCGTTCGGCGCCAGCCGCTGGCAGGAGTACCGCGAACTCACCCTGCCGGCCTCCCTGCCGCTGATTCTTGCCGGCATCAAGAACGCGGTCACCCTGGCGCTGATCGGTGCCATCGTCGCCGAATTCGTCGGTGCTTCGGTCGGAATGGGCGTACTGTCCAAGACCTTCAGCTTCCAGCTCGATGTCGCGTCCTCGTTCGCCGTGATCATCGCGCTGATGTTCTTCGGTCTGGTGCTCTACGGCATCGTCGAGCTCATCGACAAGAAGCTCGTCTATTGGCGGGATCGCTCTTGACCGCCGAATCAACTATCATCACCGGTTCATCGACCGTGTCAGGGTCGACAGTTCCTCCGAACTCGAGCGCAGGGCCTTCGATGGATCTTCAACAGGTTAAAGACCGTGTCTACCAACGGCTTCGCGAGGACCTCATCTCTCAGGAGATCCCTCCCGGCGCAGCGCTCAAAGAAATCCCGCTCTCCGAACGGTTCGGGGTGAGCAAGACTCCGATCAGGGAAGCCCTGGCTCGTCTGGAAAGTGACGGCCTCGTCGAAATCGCCCCGTACCGGGGGGCCCGCGCCAAGTGGTACACCGCGCGCGACTTCGACCACCTCTACGAGGCACGGTTCGTCGTCCAGGCCGAATGCCTGCAACGGATCACCGAGAACCCGGACTCACCGGCCGCCAAGGCCCTGCTGGCCAACGTCCAACGTTCCACGGAACTGCTGGCGGCCGAGCAGTACGACGAACTCGTCACCGAGATCGACCGGTTCGACGAGATCCTGTTCAGCGCGATCGACAACGATGTCCTCCGCGAAGTCATCGACCGGATCGCGACGCACTTTCGCCGCATCGGCCGGAACACTATGACCGAGGCCCGATTCAAGTCCTCCGTCGAGGAGCACAACGAGATCGTGAAGGCCGCCCGGGACGGCAATCAGAAGCGGGCCAGGGATCGGCTGCTCAGGCACAGTGACCACACCAAAGCCGATCTGCTCGCCCTCTTACGCTCGACCGAAGAGGGCATGGTTGCGGACTCGTAACGGCCTTCCGCCACGCCACCCGAGCACGTAGACAACGTTCGTTGTCAGGCATATCGTGGCCAGACACCGTAGTTCAAGGGTCAACGAGGACGCCATGACTGCAGCACAAGATTCCGCACCGTCCAGCGAGCAGGCGGCCATCCCGCTCGGCCCCGATTCCCTGACCTGGAAGTACTTCGGTGACCTGCGCACCGGACTGCTCGGGGTATGGGTCGGTTCGATCCAGAACATGTATCCCGAACTCGGCGCCGGCGTCGAGGACCACTCGATCCTGCTGCGTGAGCCGCTGCAGCGGGTCGCCCGCTCGGTGTACCCGATCATGGGCGTGGTCTACGACGGGGACCGCGCCGCGCAGACCGGTGAGCAGATCAAGGGCTTCCACAAGGACATCAAGGGCACCGACGGGCAGGGACGCCGCTACCACGCGCTCAACCCGGACACCTTCTACTGGGCGCACGCCACCTTCTTCATGCTCATCATCAAGACCGCCGAGTACTTCTGCGGCGGGCTGACCGAGGCCGAGAAGCACCAACTGTTCGACGAGCACGTGCAGTGGTACCGGATGTACGGCATGAGCATGCGCCCGGTGCCGGACAGCTGGGAGGACTTCCAGGTCTACTGGGACCGCAAGTGCCGCGAGGAGCTGGAGATCAACCAGGCCACCCTGGACATCTTCACCATGCGGATCCCCAAGCCCTGGTTCGTCCTGATGCCCACCGCGGTCTGGGATCAGCTGTTCAAACCGATGGTCGACGCGCAGCGCTGGGTGGCCGCCGGGGTGTTCGATGCCCCGGTACGGGAGAAGGCCGGGATGCGCTGGACCCCCGGCGACGAGATCCTGTTGCGGCTCCTGGGCAAGGCGGTCTCGGTGGCGTTCACCGCGGTACCCGACGAGATCCGGCTGCATCCGCGCGCGGTCGCCGCCTATCGGCGCGCCTCGGGCAGGGCACCCGCCGACGCCCCGCTGGTGGAGGCGCCCGGGTTCATGGCGCCGCCGCCGGATCGGCGCGGTCTGTCGATGCATTACCAACCCCCACAGCGCTCCCTGTTGGACCGGGCGGGATCATTGGTGCACACCACCTTCTCGCTCGCCGGGCTGAGCCGACTCCCGTCGCTTCGCTCACCCCGGAAGCCGGAAGCCAATCGAGAGGTTGCTTGACACGATGCTGGAATGGTCTGACGTCGATATCGCCGTGCGCGATGCGGTACGGGAATTCATCGACAAGGAGATCCGCCCGAATATCGATGCGCTGGAGAGCGGCGAGATGGAGCCCTACCCCATCGTCCGCAAGCTGTTCGCCACCTTCGGTATCGACCAGATGGCCAAGGAATCGTTGGAGCGCAGGCTGTCTCGGCTGCGCGAGGGCGGCGACTCCGCCAAGACCCCGAAGGCGTCGGGGTCCATGTTCGGCGGCGGCCCCGACCAGGCCGGCATGGGTTTCGTGTTGATCAGCGAGTTGTGCCGGGTCTCCATGGGCATCGTCACCGGATTGGGTGTCAGCCTGGGCCTGACGGTACCGACCATCCAGAGCCGCGGCACCCTGGCCCAGCAGGAGCGCTGGCTGCCCGGCCTGGTGACCTACGAGAAGATCGGCGCCTGGGCCATCACCGAACCGGATTCCGGCTCGGATGCCTTCGGCGGCATGAAGTCCTACGTCACCCGCGACGGCGACGACTACATCCTCAACGGGCAGAAGACATTCATCACCAACGGCCCCGACGCGGACGTGGTGGTGGTCTACGCAAAGCTCGACGAGCCGGGTGTCGACAAGCGCGACCGCAAGGTGCTGACCTTCGTCCTGGACAAGGGCATGGAGGGCTTCGTGCAGTCGAAGCCGTTCCACAAGATGGGCATTCATTCCTCACGCACCGGCGAGCTGTTCTTCAACAATGTGCGCCTGGGCCGCGACCGGCTGCTGGGTGAGACCGAGGACAACAAGTCCGGCGACGGCCGCGACAGCGCCCGGTCCAGCTTCTCCACCGAACGCATCGGGGTGGCGGCGATGGCGCTCGGCGTCATCGAGGAATGCCTGCGGCTGTCGGTCGATTACGCCAAGACCCGGGTGCTCTGGGGCAAGGAGATCGGCCAGTTCCAGCTGATCCAGCTGAAGCTGGCGAACATGGAAGTCGCCCGGATGAACGTGCGCAACATGCTGTTCCGCGTCATCGAGTCGGCCAAGGAGGGTAAGTCGATCTCACTGGCGGAGGCCTCGGCGATCAAGTGGTACTGCTCGCAGGCCGCCACCGATGTCGCGATGGAGGCTGTGCAGCTCTTCGGCGGCAACGGCTATATGAGCGAATACCGGGTGGAGCAGCTGGCCCGCGACGCCAAGTCGCTGATGATCTACGCCGGCAGCAACGAGGTCCAGATCACCCACGTGGCACGGGGACTGCTCAGCGACTGATTCCGTCGAGAAACACATCAGGGACCGTTTCGCGTGACGCGACGTCCCTGGTGTGAATCTCGCGTCAGCCCAGGGCTTGTGCGCTCTGGTAGAGGCAGATCGCCGCGGCCGCCGCCACGTTGAGACTTTCCGCGCTGCCCCGCATCGGGATGGTCACCTGGGTGTCGGCGGCGGCGGCGACCTCCGGGGACAACCCGTGCGCCTCGGAGCCGAACAACCAGGCCGTCGGCCGGCTCAGATCCACCGACGGCAGCGGTGCCGACCCGTCCAGCGTGGTGGCCAGTACCTGCAGCCCGACCGCGCGCAGTGCGCCGACGAGGTCGACGGGGTCGGGCACCGACAGCACCCGGGTCCCGAAGATGCTGCCCGCCGAGGAGCGCAGGCATTTCGGGTTGTACGGATCGACACTGTCCCCGGCCAGGATCAACGCGTCGGCGCCCATGGCGTCGGCGAGCCGGATCAGGGTGCCGGCATTACCCGGATCCGAGGTCTCGACCGCGACGGCGACCAGTTTCGGGCCGTCCAGCACATCGGCCAGGGCCACCTCCGGGATGTCGCACACCGCGATCAACCCGACCGGGGTCACGGTGTCCGACAACGCCTTCGCGGCCTTGTCGGTGACCACGTGCACCGGTGCGCCGGCGATCAGCGAATCGAAGCGGGCGAGGGCATCCTCGGTGACGAACACCTCGGAAACGACGCCACGCCGCAACGCTGCCTCGACCAGGTTGGGACCTTCGGCCAGGAAACGTGCGGCGTGGCGACGTCCGGCGGGACGCTGCAGCTTGATCGCCGCAGCTACCCGATTGGACTTTTCCGTAAGGGGTGTCAGGCGGCTTCGCCCGACGGTGCGTTGACATCCTCCGGCAGGGCTGCCTTGGCAACCTCGACCAGCGCGGTGAACGCGGCCGGATCGCTGATGGCGATCTCGGACAGGTTCTTGCGGTCCACCTCGACACCGGCGGCCTTGAGGCCCTGGATCAGGCGGTTGTAGGTGATGTCGTTGGCGCGGGCCGCAGCGTTGATGCGGGAGATCCACAGCTTGCGGAACTCGCCCTTGCGAGCGCGACGGTCGCGGTAGGCGTAGGTCAAGGAGTGCAGCTGCTGTTCCTTGGCCTTGCGGTACAGGCGCGACCGCTGGCCGCGGTAGCCCTTGGACGCCTTGAGTACTGTGCGCCGCTTCTTTTGAGCGTTGACTGCGCGCTTCACGCGTGCCATGAAAGTGTTCCTATTCGTACGGGGGAAAGTTGGTAAGAGCCACGGCTTTCGCCGTCGAGCCGAATCAGCCGTTCAGCATCTTCTTGACGCGGGCGGTGTCGTTGGCGGCAACGACGGTGCGGCCGTCGAGACGACGGGTCTGCTTGCTCGGCTTGTGCTCAAGCAGGTGGCGCTTGCCGGCCTTCTGGCGGACGATCTTGCCGCTGCCGGTGACGCGGAAGCGCTTCGATGCGCCGCTGTGAGTTTTTGCCTTGGGCATGTGGTCCTCAGTTCGTGTGGTGGATCAGTTCTGCGTGGGCTCAGTGGGCTGCGTTGGTTCAGCCGGCGCAGCCGGTGCCGCTGCACCGCCGGAGCGCGGTGTCGGGGCGTCGGCGTCGTGGGCCGCCTTGGCGCGGGTCTTCGCGCCGCGGTGCGGCGCCAGCACCATCGTCATGTTGCGGCCGTCCTGCTTGGCGGAGGTCTCGACGAAACCGTAGTCAGCCACGTCGGCGCCGAGGCGCTGCAGCAGTCGGTAACCCAGTTCGGGACGGGACTGCTCGCGACCGCGGAACATGATGGTGACCTTGACCTTCGACCCGGCCTCCAGGAAGCGGACCACATGGCCCTTCTTCGTCTGGTAGTCGTGATCGTCGATCTTCGGCCGGAGCTTCTGCTCCTTGACGACGGTCTGCTGCTGGTTCTTGCGAGACTCGCGCTCCTTGAGTGCCGTCTCGTACTTGAACTTGCCGTAGTCCATGATCTTGCAAACCGGGGGTTTGGCGTCTGGGGCTACCTCGACAAGATCGAGATCGGCGTCAACGGCGACGCGGAGAGCATCCTCGATGCGAACAATGCCTACCTGTTCGCCATTCGGTCCGATAAGGCGGACTTCAGGTACGCGGATACGCTCGTTGATGCGGGTCTCAGTGCTGATGGGGCCTCCTACGTTGTCTGCTCGTGCCACGACCGTATGGAGCGCCGGGCCAGCAGGGAGAAGCCACACCACCAGCATGTCTGCTCCGAAGAGCAGAACGGCCCTGCATATAGCAGGGCCCGATGCCGACCGATCACGGCTCTCGCCGTCTACGCGAATGCGCAGAACAGGACATCCGCGGATGCCTGTGATCGGACCGCTGGACCTGTACGGTCAGCGGTGGGAGCGGGACTCCACTTGCTGTCCCTGGCGTTCGCCGGGACGGTCGATCGTGCAAGTCTAACAGGCATGACCGATGATCAGAAAACTCCTTCCGACGCAGAGCCCCAGGTAAGGGAGCTCGCCGAGATTCCCGCCGTCGAGGTCATCACCCGTTCGGCCGTCATGCTGATGAGCGCCGCCGCCGAGAAGATCGGGCTGGGCGCCGAGGATCCCGACGACAGTCCACACCGTGACCTCGACGAAGCCCGCCGGCTGATCACCGCGCTGGCCGGCTTGGTCACCGCCTCCGCGGAGTTCCTCGGCCTGCACGCCGGACCGCTGCGCGATGGCCTCAAGAGCCTGCAACTGGCTTTCCGGGAGGCCAGTGCGGCACCGGACGAGCCCGGCCACGGCCCCGGCGAGAAGTACACCGGCCCGGTCTGGTGACCGCACAGTGCTGACCACACACCGCGCCCGGCGCTGGTAGAAGCGCACGATCGGGGCGTCGAGCGCATATTCTCGCGCCCTATGACGGTCACCACAGTCCCACCCGGCAAGACCCGGCGCCCATCCGGTTTCGCCTGGGTTCCGACCGCCGCGGGCTGGACCGTCGGCGTCATCGCGACGCTGTCGCTGGTGGCGAGCATCTCGCCGTTCGTGCGTTCGG
This region of Mycolicibacterium diernhoferi genomic DNA includes:
- a CDS encoding M20 family metallopeptidase, whose protein sequence is MIATSDAQTLAIVDKHIDIDRLVTTVQEICRIPSVLGEEGAYSAYLVDMMRRSGFDAAASQPVLPDRPNATGHIDFGTGGRTVVLTGHIDTKPPSHGWTLTEPYSGELIDGAIYGQGIMDMKAALVCQLIAMEALRASGIELNGRLAFAGVVDHMGDQRGAIEYFAHHDADLAVLGECSGSQVYLGHRGRYYFDITVRGLSAHTCHKPTAINANLLAAHAIIELDASKLEPQLEDWVLELFGPETYMVPGRVYGGLPPGGPSMIPDECVIRVDCRPQPGVTIEQVRAEIDRCLDGARERDPRFQAEVVLADVKDGYLVKRDDEVAATMIRALAAVRGHESPVSVGNWLGDTSSVGHQVPTIIFGPGSERAYAANEHLTVDEIVEAARAYAMFAALSMSPDPTRDTL
- a CDS encoding GntR family transcriptional regulator; translated protein: MDLQQVKDRVYQRLREDLISQEIPPGAALKEIPLSERFGVSKTPIREALARLESDGLVEIAPYRGARAKWYTARDFDHLYEARFVVQAECLQRITENPDSPAAKALLANVQRSTELLAAEQYDELVTEIDRFDEILFSAIDNDVLREVIDRIATHFRRIGRNTMTEARFKSSVEEHNEIVKAARDGNQKRARDRLLRHSDHTKADLLALLRSTEEGMVADS
- the rpmI gene encoding 50S ribosomal protein L35; this translates as MPKAKTHSGASKRFRVTGSGKIVRQKAGKRHLLEHKPSKQTRRLDGRTVVAANDTARVKKMLNG
- a CDS encoding TrmH family RNA methyltransferase produces the protein MTPLTEKSNRVAAAIKLQRPAGRRHAARFLAEGPNLVEAALRRGVVSEVFVTEDALARFDSLIAGAPVHVVTDKAAKALSDTVTPVGLIAVCDIPEVALADVLDGPKLVAVAVETSDPGNAGTLIRLADAMGADALILAGDSVDPYNPKCLRSSAGSIFGTRVLSVPDPVDLVGALRAVGLQVLATTLDGSAPLPSVDLSRPTAWLFGSEAHGLSPEVAAAADTQVTIPMRGSAESLNVAAAAAICLYQSAQALG
- a CDS encoding ABC transporter permease, translated to MSSPDSTFTQPVLPPEPSRASSIWRRTWPPTSVVLTIIAIWETVVTLDWVNQLILPAPSAIMSSLAAMITEPFFWEAAQATMTETLAGFLIGIVTAWVLGTLLGMSDLARRALYPIVVAFQITPRIAFAPIFLTWFGFGLESKIVMAATICFFPLLLNVLVGMETVDRDARTLMRSFGASRWQEYRELTLPASLPLILAGIKNAVTLALIGAIVAEFVGASVGMGVLSKTFSFQLDVASSFAVIIALMFFGLVLYGIVELIDKKLVYWRDRS
- a CDS encoding ABC transporter substrate-binding protein produces the protein MKMSTWVAASAAAATALALAGCSSGKTSESSTDADGATAATLMLPFPRGIFWSPLVVAEEQGYFADEGLDLTIEEADGSGFVTQQLISGNLDYGFSGAASAVVAAEKDPNLRIPMCYPASNIFIIVTPEGSDVASVADLRGKTLGITEAGGGEEPIVNAALAEAGMKPGADVTLLPIGGAGPQSLTALQNGTVDAYATSFADLATFTAAGNKFTDITPSSLDVIPGDCMVTTAAALADPAKREIGVKIARAYTKGAAFIDANPEGALDIVCKAVPEECTDMNYAKVYFDEVRRYAGNYQPGTPYGAVTADGWETTVKVLADSGVIEGTVDPVAIGTGEDIADLQSEYSDIDLPAVQKDAQQYAP
- a CDS encoding oxygenase MpaB family protein; this translates as MTAAQDSAPSSEQAAIPLGPDSLTWKYFGDLRTGLLGVWVGSIQNMYPELGAGVEDHSILLREPLQRVARSVYPIMGVVYDGDRAAQTGEQIKGFHKDIKGTDGQGRRYHALNPDTFYWAHATFFMLIIKTAEYFCGGLTEAEKHQLFDEHVQWYRMYGMSMRPVPDSWEDFQVYWDRKCREELEINQATLDIFTMRIPKPWFVLMPTAVWDQLFKPMVDAQRWVAAGVFDAPVREKAGMRWTPGDEILLRLLGKAVSVAFTAVPDEIRLHPRAVAAYRRASGRAPADAPLVEAPGFMAPPPDRRGLSMHYQPPQRSLLDRAGSLVHTTFSLAGLSRLPSLRSPRKPEANREVA
- a CDS encoding acyl-CoA dehydrogenase family protein, whose translation is MLEWSDVDIAVRDAVREFIDKEIRPNIDALESGEMEPYPIVRKLFATFGIDQMAKESLERRLSRLREGGDSAKTPKASGSMFGGGPDQAGMGFVLISELCRVSMGIVTGLGVSLGLTVPTIQSRGTLAQQERWLPGLVTYEKIGAWAITEPDSGSDAFGGMKSYVTRDGDDYILNGQKTFITNGPDADVVVVYAKLDEPGVDKRDRKVLTFVLDKGMEGFVQSKPFHKMGIHSSRTGELFFNNVRLGRDRLLGETEDNKSGDGRDSARSSFSTERIGVAAMALGVIEECLRLSVDYAKTRVLWGKEIGQFQLIQLKLANMEVARMNVRNMLFRVIESAKEGKSISLAEASAIKWYCSQAATDVAMEAVQLFGGNGYMSEYRVEQLARDAKSLMIYAGSNEVQITHVARGLLSD
- a CDS encoding DUF1844 domain-containing protein, whose translation is MTDDQKTPSDAEPQVRELAEIPAVEVITRSAVMLMSAAAEKIGLGAEDPDDSPHRDLDEARRLITALAGLVTASAEFLGLHAGPLRDGLKSLQLAFREASAAPDEPGHGPGEKYTGPVW
- a CDS encoding ABC transporter ATP-binding protein, which produces MTKVYRSDSGPVAALDRIDLDIAEGEFVSLLGPSGCGKSTLLHIVAGLTEATSGRVSIAGSPARADRTDVSIMLQRPVLFPWKNVLENVMLPAKLQGSTASEAKDAAMHFLELTGLGDFATKQVWELSGGMKQRVSLARALATDPPVLLMDEPFSALDEFTRERLNVELARLHDEHGRTTLFVTHNITEAVFLSDRIVTMRPRPGGVVDVIDIALPRPRTASQATSAAAIELAAEVRGSIAAYL
- the rplT gene encoding 50S ribosomal protein L20; translation: MARVKRAVNAQKKRRTVLKASKGYRGQRSRLYRKAKEQQLHSLTYAYRDRRARKGEFRKLWISRINAAARANDITYNRLIQGLKAAGVEVDRKNLSEIAISDPAAFTALVEVAKAALPEDVNAPSGEAA
- the infC gene encoding translation initiation factor IF-3, with protein sequence MLVVWLLPAGPALHTVVARADNVGGPISTETRINERIRVPEVRLIGPNGEQVGIVRIEDALRVAVDADLDLVEVAPDAKPPVCKIMDYGKFKYETALKERESRKNQQQTVVKEQKLRPKIDDHDYQTKKGHVVRFLEAGSKVKVTIMFRGREQSRPELGYRLLQRLGADVADYGFVETSAKQDGRNMTMVLAPHRGAKTRAKAAHDADAPTPRSGGAAAPAAPAEPTQPTEPTQN